The Dyella caseinilytica genome has a window encoding:
- a CDS encoding fimbria/pilus outer membrane usher protein: MTRQRTFHKKASAARHGVCRQILLCVGIAAALGSWTNAFASASADASPVAASGADASASNGYADFDRSMLSGSGQNTTDLSRFEHGNPVLPGSYNTDIYLNNVWIGRSDVRFAATTANASAIPCVDQKLLDQLRVKPAKLSDDIKARLADPKGCVSIGDLIPSATMTFDMSQLRLDASVPQAYLGQMPRGYVSPQYWDAGVPAALLNYNFNSYHLDSQGQSQTTSYLGLNSGLNLGPWYFREDAAVNWESATPTTPSRRQWQNIQAYVQRDLSSLQAMLTIGDSYTDGAVFDSYGIRGVQLGTDDRMRPQSLQGYAPVVHGVAQTNAKVTVRQNGMVIYETTVSPGPFSINDLYPIGYGGNLLVTVTEADGRVSNFTVPYASVAQLLRPNITRFDIAVGELRDASIHDKPAVLQATVQHGFSNLLTGYAGIVGSQGYGAALVGAAVNTHFGAFALDVTQANTHIPGYAAQSGQSLRVTYSKIIPSTQTTFSVAAYSYSTGGFLSVTQAAEAREYAREGVNAFTIVPQTSIPTIDGITEVSALSPAQQALLAGGSFTTNPISATGVQRQRNTFTLSLSQPLGHNGGSIYANVSASDYWNQHGNDTQFQVGYNGHIHQLGYSISATRTVDPLGRYDNEYLVSFTLPLGHSEHSPVFTLNVGHDQSTGAQDQAMVNGTLGADNQFNYGATATHNGDGGGNAGSVNVGYRSPYAVVSASYGDGSGYSQASVGASGSVIAHPGGVTFGQPIGDTVGIIYVPGAAGARLNNSAGARIDSFGYAVVPYLLPYQLNTIQIDPKGLPLDVQLDATSAQVAPYAGAVVMLKFKTKNGRVLIVRARLENGQTLPFGAEVFDDKGASLGVVGQSGQILLRGVESAGRLTARWQDDSGAAHACSFPYQAPVLPRGKHASADEISVTCSQASPDMAMTSMQGK; encoded by the coding sequence ATGACACGTCAGCGCACATTCCATAAGAAGGCTTCAGCGGCCCGACATGGTGTGTGCCGCCAGATTTTACTGTGCGTGGGTATTGCCGCTGCACTGGGCAGCTGGACAAACGCCTTCGCCAGCGCATCTGCCGACGCATCTCCCGTAGCTGCCAGCGGTGCGGACGCCAGTGCCAGCAACGGCTATGCCGACTTCGATCGCAGCATGTTGTCCGGCTCCGGGCAGAACACCACGGATCTGTCGCGCTTCGAGCATGGCAATCCGGTGCTGCCGGGCAGCTACAACACTGACATCTATCTCAACAATGTCTGGATTGGCCGCAGCGACGTGCGTTTTGCCGCAACGACGGCCAATGCGAGCGCCATCCCGTGCGTAGACCAAAAGCTGCTCGATCAGCTGCGGGTGAAACCGGCCAAACTGTCCGATGACATCAAGGCTCGCCTGGCCGACCCCAAGGGCTGCGTAAGCATCGGCGACCTGATTCCCAGCGCCACCATGACATTCGATATGTCGCAGCTGCGGCTCGACGCCAGCGTGCCGCAGGCTTATCTGGGTCAAATGCCGCGTGGCTATGTCAGCCCGCAATACTGGGATGCCGGCGTGCCGGCAGCGCTGCTGAACTACAACTTCAACAGCTACCACCTCGATTCCCAAGGTCAGAGCCAGACCACTTCATACCTGGGATTGAACAGCGGCCTCAATCTTGGCCCTTGGTATTTCCGCGAAGATGCCGCTGTCAATTGGGAATCTGCCACCCCCACGACGCCTTCGCGCCGTCAATGGCAGAACATTCAAGCCTATGTGCAGCGTGACCTGTCCTCGCTGCAGGCCATGTTGACGATCGGCGACAGCTACACCGATGGCGCCGTCTTCGACAGTTACGGTATCCGCGGCGTACAGCTCGGCACCGATGACCGCATGCGTCCGCAATCCCTGCAAGGCTATGCACCCGTCGTGCACGGCGTGGCGCAGACCAATGCCAAGGTCACCGTACGGCAGAATGGCATGGTCATCTACGAAACCACCGTGTCGCCGGGACCGTTCTCGATCAACGACCTGTATCCGATCGGCTACGGTGGCAACTTGCTGGTCACGGTGACTGAAGCGGACGGCCGCGTAAGCAACTTCACCGTACCCTACGCCTCCGTGGCTCAGTTACTGCGTCCCAACATCACTCGCTTTGATATCGCCGTCGGCGAACTGCGTGATGCGTCGATTCACGACAAGCCGGCCGTGCTTCAGGCGACCGTCCAGCACGGCTTCAGCAATCTGCTGACCGGATATGCCGGCATCGTCGGCTCGCAAGGCTATGGCGCCGCACTGGTGGGCGCCGCGGTCAATACGCACTTCGGCGCATTCGCACTGGATGTCACGCAGGCCAACACTCATATTCCTGGCTATGCGGCGCAGTCCGGACAAAGTCTGCGCGTGACCTACAGCAAGATCATCCCGTCGACCCAGACGACCTTCTCGGTGGCGGCTTATAGTTATTCCACTGGCGGCTTTTTGAGCGTCACCCAAGCCGCCGAAGCACGTGAATACGCACGCGAAGGTGTCAACGCGTTCACCATCGTGCCGCAAACGAGCATACCGACGATCGATGGCATCACAGAGGTCAGTGCGCTGTCGCCGGCACAGCAGGCGCTGCTCGCGGGTGGCTCATTCACGACCAACCCGATCTCTGCCACCGGCGTGCAGCGTCAGCGCAATACGTTCACGCTCTCGCTAAGCCAGCCGCTGGGGCACAACGGCGGATCGATCTATGCCAACGTGTCGGCCAGCGACTATTGGAACCAGCACGGCAACGATACGCAGTTCCAGGTGGGCTACAACGGTCATATCCACCAGCTCGGCTACAGCATCTCCGCAACACGTACCGTCGACCCGCTGGGCCGTTACGACAACGAGTACCTGGTGAGCTTCACCTTGCCGCTGGGCCACAGTGAACACTCGCCGGTCTTCACCCTGAACGTCGGTCACGACCAGAGCACCGGCGCGCAGGATCAGGCCATGGTGAACGGCACGCTGGGCGCAGACAATCAGTTCAACTACGGCGCAACAGCTACGCACAACGGCGATGGCGGCGGCAATGCCGGCAGCGTCAATGTGGGTTATCGCAGCCCCTATGCCGTGGTCAGCGCCAGCTATGGCGATGGCAGCGGCTACTCACAGGCATCGGTAGGTGCGAGCGGTTCGGTGATCGCGCATCCGGGTGGCGTCACCTTCGGCCAGCCGATCGGCGACACGGTGGGCATCATCTATGTTCCGGGTGCCGCAGGGGCTCGCCTGAACAATTCAGCCGGTGCACGCATCGATAGCTTCGGCTATGCCGTGGTGCCATACCTGCTGCCTTACCAGCTCAATACCATACAAATTGATCCCAAGGGTTTGCCGCTCGACGTGCAGCTCGATGCCACCAGTGCGCAGGTCGCACCCTATGCTGGCGCCGTGGTGATGCTGAAGTTCAAGACCAAGAATGGCCGCGTGCTGATCGTTCGTGCGCGCCTCGAAAACGGCCAAACCCTGCCCTTCGGCGCCGAAGTGTTCGACGATAAAGGCGCGTCGCTGGGTGTGGTCGGCCAGTCTGGACAGATCCTGCTGCGCGGCGTCGAATCGGCTGGCCGGCTGACGGCACGCTGGCAGGACGACAGCGGCGCTGCCCACGCTTGCTCGTTCCCCTACCAGGCACCGGTATTGCCCCGTGGCAAACACGCCAGTGCCGACGAAATCAGTGTGACTTGCTCGCAAGCGTCGCCAGACATGGCCATGACAAGCATGCAGGGAAAATGA
- a CDS encoding fimbrial protein: MRHAIDFFHRMIRPGRGWGRCGLLLLLLALGFAPTGNVFAQCIEDFQSPGAQGTVTFNPPSTIAVPANVATNTVLWTSGSINPNPSVIYDCYNTINNGITNNVGKAPGAGVQYFPTGVVGVSYALIHGGAPMYQYATMSTSYNGGSTVTFSLPTIMEIVATGTITNGSTLAAGTLGYWQWQGSGNPQIEAFVLGNPVTFVTSSCSVNTNPINVTLPTISTTALGSVGATAGTTPFAIGLTCTGAAGMSVSVTMNYNGSASGIQGVLLPTSGSTSGIGIQVLDQANTPITFGTAEAEGTTPVGQMTIPYSARYYQTAATITPGTLAASATFTLTYQ; this comes from the coding sequence ATGAGGCACGCTATCGATTTCTTCCACCGCATGATCCGCCCCGGCAGGGGATGGGGTCGCTGTGGGCTGTTGCTTTTGTTGCTGGCATTGGGCTTCGCGCCCACCGGCAACGTGTTTGCGCAATGCATTGAGGACTTTCAGTCGCCAGGCGCACAGGGAACGGTCACCTTCAATCCGCCTTCCACCATCGCGGTACCCGCCAACGTCGCGACCAACACCGTGCTCTGGACGTCGGGTTCGATAAATCCGAACCCCAGTGTCATCTACGACTGCTACAACACGATCAACAATGGCATCACTAACAATGTAGGGAAGGCACCAGGCGCAGGCGTTCAATACTTCCCGACGGGCGTGGTGGGAGTCTCCTATGCGCTCATCCACGGCGGCGCGCCGATGTACCAATACGCCACCATGTCCACGTCGTACAACGGTGGATCAACCGTCACGTTCAGCCTTCCGACGATCATGGAAATCGTTGCCACCGGGACTATTACCAACGGCAGCACACTCGCAGCGGGCACACTCGGTTATTGGCAATGGCAGGGTAGCGGCAATCCGCAAATCGAAGCCTTTGTCCTGGGCAATCCAGTCACGTTCGTCACCTCGAGTTGCTCGGTCAACACCAATCCGATCAACGTGACGCTGCCGACCATCAGTACCACCGCTCTGGGCAGCGTGGGCGCCACGGCGGGTACCACCCCGTTTGCCATCGGATTGACTTGCACCGGCGCAGCAGGCATGAGCGTGTCAGTCACGATGAACTACAACGGCAGCGCTTCCGGCATCCAGGGCGTCCTGTTGCCAACCAGCGGCAGCACCAGTGGCATTGGCATACAGGTGCTCGACCAAGCCAACACCCCGATAACGTTTGGTACGGCGGAAGCTGAAGGCACGACACCCGTCGGTCAAATGACTATTCCTTACTCCGCGCGCTACTACCAGACAGCAGCAACGATCACACCCGGCACATTGGCGGCATCCGCCACCTTTACGCTGACATATCAGTGA
- a CDS encoding ABC transporter ATP-binding protein: protein MVQPMSSTPALVVDNLRKTYGNGVQALKGISLTVQPGDFFALLGPNGAGKSTLIGILSSLVNSTGGDAQIFGVSVNKRRNEAMKLIGLVPQELNFNQFEKPFDICVNEAGFYGIPRRIAAERAEKYLKELRLWDKAQDQARMLSGGMKRRLMIARAMMNEPRLLILDEPTAGVDIEIRRSMWQFISGINAAGTTVILTTHYLEEAEQLCRNIAIIDHGTIVENTSMKQLLSKLDVETFVFDVDNLPEHLPSLPGITFRRVDDHTLEAEMPRTQAMNALFEAFSTNGIVVTSMRNKTNRLEELFVRLVEHGRQEQGQQDQDKQASGKEKVA from the coding sequence ATGGTGCAGCCCATGTCTTCCACCCCCGCACTTGTCGTCGACAATCTGCGTAAAACCTACGGTAACGGCGTCCAGGCCCTCAAAGGCATCAGCCTCACGGTGCAACCGGGCGACTTTTTCGCCCTTCTCGGACCCAACGGCGCCGGCAAATCCACCCTGATCGGCATTCTCTCCTCGCTGGTGAATTCCACCGGCGGCGATGCGCAGATCTTTGGCGTATCGGTCAACAAACGCCGCAACGAGGCGATGAAGCTGATCGGACTGGTGCCCCAGGAACTCAACTTCAACCAGTTCGAGAAGCCATTCGACATCTGCGTGAACGAAGCCGGCTTCTACGGCATCCCCCGACGGATCGCCGCCGAGCGCGCGGAGAAATACCTGAAGGAACTGCGTCTCTGGGATAAAGCCCAGGATCAGGCGCGCATGCTGTCAGGCGGCATGAAGCGCCGCCTGATGATCGCGCGCGCGATGATGAACGAGCCGCGCCTGCTGATTCTCGATGAGCCCACCGCGGGCGTGGATATCGAGATCCGCCGCTCCATGTGGCAATTCATCAGCGGCATCAATGCGGCAGGCACCACGGTGATTCTCACCACGCATTACCTGGAAGAAGCCGAGCAGCTGTGCCGCAACATCGCCATCATCGACCACGGCACCATCGTGGAGAACACCTCGATGAAGCAGTTGCTGTCGAAGCTGGACGTGGAAACCTTCGTGTTCGATGTCGACAACCTGCCGGAGCATCTGCCGTCGCTGCCGGGCATCACCTTCCGGCGTGTCGACGATCACACGCTGGAAGCGGAAATGCCACGCACCCAAGCGATGAATGCGCTGTTCGAGGCGTTCTCCACGAACGGCATCGTCGTCACCTCGATGCGCAACAAAACCAACCGACTGGAAGAACTCTTCGTGCGACTGGTCGAACATGGTCGACAAGAGCAGGGACAGCAGGATCAGGACAAGCAAGCGTCCGGCAAGGAGAAAGTGGCATGA
- a CDS encoding FAD-binding oxidoreductase: protein MAEHFTLRLADSRMLAPTVRHLAFERVDGQPLAFIPGQFLQIHFQYDDGTATKRSYSVATVGDGSSPVPRIEIAVSYVDGGAATKLLSELEVGGTIEASGPYGRFCLQDGDTHPRYLLLATGTGVTPYRAMLPQFEKLLAKGDREVVLLYGARNEIELLYGEEFEAFAKANPGFTFHGCLSRQPRATPRPSDRSGHVQSVLAELAPSAARDIAYLCGNPNMVDAAFNTLKEFGLPIPQIRREKYISSR from the coding sequence ATGGCCGAACACTTCACCCTGCGCCTCGCCGACAGCCGCATGCTGGCACCCACCGTACGGCACCTGGCTTTCGAGCGAGTCGACGGACAACCGCTGGCTTTCATTCCCGGCCAATTCCTGCAGATCCATTTTCAGTATGACGACGGCACGGCCACCAAGCGCAGCTACTCCGTAGCCACGGTGGGGGACGGCAGTTCGCCGGTGCCACGTATCGAGATTGCAGTGAGCTATGTGGATGGTGGTGCGGCCACCAAGCTGCTGAGCGAGCTGGAAGTGGGCGGCACGATCGAAGCGAGCGGCCCCTACGGGCGTTTCTGCTTGCAGGATGGCGACACGCATCCGCGTTACCTGCTGCTGGCCACGGGCACTGGCGTCACGCCGTATCGCGCGATGCTGCCGCAGTTCGAAAAGCTGCTGGCCAAGGGTGATCGCGAAGTCGTGCTGCTGTATGGCGCGCGCAACGAAATCGAACTGCTTTATGGCGAGGAGTTCGAAGCCTTCGCCAAGGCCAATCCCGGTTTCACCTTCCATGGCTGCCTGAGTCGACAGCCGCGTGCAACGCCGCGCCCCAGTGATCGCTCGGGACATGTGCAAAGCGTGCTGGCGGAACTCGCGCCGTCGGCGGCGCGGGATATCGCCTATCTGTGCGGCAATCCCAACATGGTCGATGCCGCCTTCAACACGCTGAAGGAATTCGGCCTGCCGATCCCGCAGATCCGGCGCGAGAAATACATTTCTTCGCGTTGA
- a CDS encoding ABC transporter permease, which translates to MSNFAGNLIALRTIVRREIVRIMRIWTQTLIPPAITMTLYFVIFGKLIGSRIGNIQGEFTYMQYIVPGLVMMSIITNSYGNISSSFFGAKFQRSVEEMLVSPMSNWVILLGYVTGAVARGLVVGLLVLLIALFFTNLHVAHPLVTILSVLFGATIFSLAGFVNAVYAKKFDDIALVPTFVLTPLTYLGGVFYSVNMLSEPWQAISRINPILYMVNAFRFGVLGISDVQIGVAFGVMMIFVIGLSWLALNLLRRGVGLRS; encoded by the coding sequence ATGAGTAACTTCGCCGGCAATTTGATCGCCCTGCGCACCATCGTGCGCCGTGAGATCGTGCGCATCATGCGCATCTGGACGCAGACACTGATTCCGCCCGCGATCACGATGACGCTGTACTTCGTGATCTTTGGCAAGCTGATCGGCAGCCGCATCGGCAACATCCAGGGTGAATTCACCTACATGCAATACATCGTGCCGGGCCTGGTGATGATGAGCATCATCACCAACAGCTACGGCAATATTTCCAGCTCGTTCTTCGGCGCGAAATTCCAGCGCTCGGTGGAGGAAATGCTGGTATCACCGATGTCGAACTGGGTCATTCTGCTTGGTTACGTCACGGGCGCCGTGGCGCGTGGTCTGGTGGTGGGGCTGCTGGTGCTGCTGATCGCATTGTTCTTCACCAACCTGCATGTGGCACACCCGCTGGTCACGATTTTGTCAGTGCTTTTCGGCGCGACGATTTTCTCGCTGGCCGGGTTCGTCAATGCGGTGTACGCCAAGAAGTTTGACGATATCGCGCTCGTACCGACCTTCGTACTGACACCGCTCACCTATCTCGGCGGCGTGTTCTACTCGGTCAACATGCTCAGCGAACCGTGGCAGGCCATCTCGCGCATCAACCCGATCCTGTACATGGTCAATGCCTTCCGTTTCGGCGTGCTGGGCATCAGCGATGTGCAAATTGGCGTGGCGTTTGGCGTGATGATGATCTTTGTGATCGGCTTGTCGTGGCTGGCGCTCAACCTGCTGCGCCGTGGCGTCGGCTTGCGTTCGTAA
- the rluF gene encoding 23S rRNA pseudouridine(2604) synthase RluF, with protein MRVNKYISEAGLCSRREADEWLLAGRVTINGEIVTTGAKALEGDEVRVDGEIVKPRLLASTPTAKRAVYIALNKPVGITCTTDQSVSGNIVDFVDHHERIFPIGRLDKDSEGLILLTSNGDIVNEILRAENHHEKEYLVAVNKPVTDEFLAGMARGVRIHGQMTKPCRTRKIAKFGFAIVLTQGLNRQIRLMAAEFGYRVTQLRRVRIINVKLGHLKIGQWRNLTEAELKGLLPHRTQW; from the coding sequence ATGCGCGTCAACAAATACATCAGCGAGGCAGGACTGTGCTCGCGCCGCGAAGCCGATGAGTGGCTACTGGCAGGCCGCGTCACCATCAACGGCGAAATCGTCACCACCGGCGCCAAAGCGCTGGAGGGCGACGAGGTGCGCGTCGATGGCGAGATCGTCAAGCCGCGCCTCCTCGCCAGTACACCGACGGCCAAGCGCGCGGTCTATATTGCGTTGAACAAGCCGGTGGGCATCACCTGCACCACCGATCAGAGCGTAAGCGGCAATATCGTCGATTTTGTCGATCATCACGAACGCATTTTTCCGATCGGACGCCTGGACAAGGACTCCGAAGGACTGATCCTGCTCACCAGCAACGGCGATATCGTCAATGAGATCCTGCGTGCGGAAAACCACCACGAAAAGGAATACCTGGTCGCCGTAAACAAACCGGTGACCGACGAATTCCTTGCCGGCATGGCACGTGGCGTGCGCATCCATGGACAGATGACCAAGCCCTGCCGTACCCGCAAGATCGCGAAGTTTGGCTTCGCCATCGTGCTGACCCAGGGCCTGAACCGGCAAATTCGCCTGATGGCGGCGGAATTCGGCTATCGCGTCACCCAGTTGCGTCGCGTGCGCATCATCAACGTCAAGCTAGGCCATCTGAAGATCGGTCAATGGCGCAACCTTACCGAGGCGGAGTTGAAGGGGTTGCTGCCTCACCGCACGCAGTGGTGA